In the Sarcophilus harrisii chromosome 1, mSarHar1.11, whole genome shotgun sequence genome, one interval contains:
- the ALDH1B1 gene encoding aldehyde dehydrogenase X, mitochondrial isoform X1, whose protein sequence is MLLANWTRRSTMLRLLAPRLSGLCRKVAPFSSAANLPNPVLQPDVRYDKLFINNEWRDAVSKKTFPTVNPSTGEVITHVAEGDKADVDLAVKAAREAFRLGSPWRQMDASERGRLLYRLADLVERDRVYLASLETLDNGKPFQESYVLDLDEVIKVYRYFAGWADKCHGKTIPMDGEHFCFTRHEPVGVCGQIIPWNFPLVMQGWKLAPALAAGNTVVMKVAEQTPLSALYFASLIKEAGFPPGVVNIITGYGPTAGAAVAQHMDIDKVAFTGSTEVGHLIQKAAGDSNLKRVTLELGGKSPSIVLADADMNHAVEQCHEALFFNMGQCCCAGSRTFVEDSIYDEFLERTVEKAKQRKVGNPFELDTQQGPQVDKEQFEKILSYIQVGQKEGAKLMCGGERFGEKGFFIKPTVFGNVQDSMRIAKEEIFGPVQPVFKFKKISEVIERANNTKYGLAAAVFTKDLDKAMYLTQALQAGTVWVNTYNIVTCHTPFGGFKESGNGRELGEDGLREYVEVKTVTVKIPQKNS, encoded by the exons ATGCTGCTAGCCAACTGGACCAGAAG AAGTACCATGCTGCGTCTCCTGGCCCCCCGGTTATCTGGTCTTTGTAGAAAGGTTGCTCCCTTCTCATCTGCTGCGAATCTTCCGAACCCTGTGCTACAGCCAGATGTTCGCTATGACAAACTCTTCATCAATAACGAGTGGAGGGATGCAGTCAGCAAGAAGACATTCCCAACGGTCAATCCCTCCACGGGAGAGGTCATCACTCATGTGGCTGAAGGGGATAAGGCAGATGTGGACTTGGCTGTCAAAGCTGCCCGGGAAGCCTTTCGGCTGGGGTCACCATGGCGACAGATGGATGCTTCTGAAAGGGGGCGTCTGCTTTACCGCCTAGCTGACCTGGTAGAGAGAGATCGTGTCTACCTAGCCTCCCTGGAGACTCTGGACAATGGCAAGCCTTTCCAAGAGTCCTATGTCCTAGACCTTGATGAGGTCATTAAGGTGTATCGGTACTTTGCAGGCTGGGCAGACAAATGCCACGGGAAGACCATCCCTATGGATGGAGAGCATTTCTGCTTCACAAGGCATGAGCCTGTTGGAGTGTGTGGCCAGATCATTCCATGGAACTTCCCTTTGGTCATGCAAGGCTGGAAACTTGCCCCAGCTCTTGCTGCCGGCAATACTGTTGTCATGAAGGTGGCTGAACAGACCCCACTCTCTGCCTTGTACTTTGCCTCCTTGATTAAAGAAGCTGGCTTTCCTCCCGGAGTTGTAAACATCATCACAGGCTATGGACCTACTGCAGGGGCTGCTGTGGCCCAACACATGGACATTGATAAAGTGGCCTTTACTGGCTCTACCGAGGTTGGGCATCTGATCCAGAAGGCAGCAGGAGACTCCAACCTGAAGAGGGTCACGCTAGAGCTGGGGGGGAAGAGCCCCAGTATTGTCCTGGCAGACGCAGACATGAATCACGCTGTGGAGCAGTGTCATGAAGCCCTCTTCTTCAACATGGGTCAGTGCTGTTGTGCAGGTTCTCGGACCTTTGTGGAAGACTCTATCTATGATGAATTTCTTGAAAGGACTGTggaaaaagccaaacagaggaaaGTTGGGAATCCCTTTGAGCTTGACACACAGCAAGGGCCCCAGGTGGACAAGGAGCAATTTGAAAAAATCCTGAGTTACATCCAAGTGGGCCAGAAAGAAGGCGCTAAGTTGATGTGTGGGGGAGAACGCTTTGGGGAGAAGGGCTTCTTCATCAAGCCCACTGTCTTTGGCAATGTACAAGACAGCATGAGGATTGCCAAGGAAGAGATCTTTGGGCCCGTGCAGCCCGTCTTCAAGTTCAAAAAGATCAGTGAGGTTATTGAGAGAGCCAACAATACCAAGTATGGATTGGCGGCGGCAGTGTTTACCAAGGACCTGGACAAGGCTATGTATTTGACCCAAGCCCTGCAAGCTGGAActgtgtgggtcaatacctataACATTGTAACATGTCATACTCCTTTTGGAGGCTTCAAGGAATCTGGAAATGGAAGAGAGCTAGGGGAAGATGGGCTCAGAGAATATGTGGAAGTAAAGACTGTAACAGTGAAAATTCCTCAGAAAAATTCATGA
- the ALDH1B1 gene encoding aldehyde dehydrogenase X, mitochondrial isoform X2, giving the protein MLRLLAPRLSGLCRKVAPFSSAANLPNPVLQPDVRYDKLFINNEWRDAVSKKTFPTVNPSTGEVITHVAEGDKADVDLAVKAAREAFRLGSPWRQMDASERGRLLYRLADLVERDRVYLASLETLDNGKPFQESYVLDLDEVIKVYRYFAGWADKCHGKTIPMDGEHFCFTRHEPVGVCGQIIPWNFPLVMQGWKLAPALAAGNTVVMKVAEQTPLSALYFASLIKEAGFPPGVVNIITGYGPTAGAAVAQHMDIDKVAFTGSTEVGHLIQKAAGDSNLKRVTLELGGKSPSIVLADADMNHAVEQCHEALFFNMGQCCCAGSRTFVEDSIYDEFLERTVEKAKQRKVGNPFELDTQQGPQVDKEQFEKILSYIQVGQKEGAKLMCGGERFGEKGFFIKPTVFGNVQDSMRIAKEEIFGPVQPVFKFKKISEVIERANNTKYGLAAAVFTKDLDKAMYLTQALQAGTVWVNTYNIVTCHTPFGGFKESGNGRELGEDGLREYVEVKTVTVKIPQKNS; this is encoded by the coding sequence ATGCTGCGTCTCCTGGCCCCCCGGTTATCTGGTCTTTGTAGAAAGGTTGCTCCCTTCTCATCTGCTGCGAATCTTCCGAACCCTGTGCTACAGCCAGATGTTCGCTATGACAAACTCTTCATCAATAACGAGTGGAGGGATGCAGTCAGCAAGAAGACATTCCCAACGGTCAATCCCTCCACGGGAGAGGTCATCACTCATGTGGCTGAAGGGGATAAGGCAGATGTGGACTTGGCTGTCAAAGCTGCCCGGGAAGCCTTTCGGCTGGGGTCACCATGGCGACAGATGGATGCTTCTGAAAGGGGGCGTCTGCTTTACCGCCTAGCTGACCTGGTAGAGAGAGATCGTGTCTACCTAGCCTCCCTGGAGACTCTGGACAATGGCAAGCCTTTCCAAGAGTCCTATGTCCTAGACCTTGATGAGGTCATTAAGGTGTATCGGTACTTTGCAGGCTGGGCAGACAAATGCCACGGGAAGACCATCCCTATGGATGGAGAGCATTTCTGCTTCACAAGGCATGAGCCTGTTGGAGTGTGTGGCCAGATCATTCCATGGAACTTCCCTTTGGTCATGCAAGGCTGGAAACTTGCCCCAGCTCTTGCTGCCGGCAATACTGTTGTCATGAAGGTGGCTGAACAGACCCCACTCTCTGCCTTGTACTTTGCCTCCTTGATTAAAGAAGCTGGCTTTCCTCCCGGAGTTGTAAACATCATCACAGGCTATGGACCTACTGCAGGGGCTGCTGTGGCCCAACACATGGACATTGATAAAGTGGCCTTTACTGGCTCTACCGAGGTTGGGCATCTGATCCAGAAGGCAGCAGGAGACTCCAACCTGAAGAGGGTCACGCTAGAGCTGGGGGGGAAGAGCCCCAGTATTGTCCTGGCAGACGCAGACATGAATCACGCTGTGGAGCAGTGTCATGAAGCCCTCTTCTTCAACATGGGTCAGTGCTGTTGTGCAGGTTCTCGGACCTTTGTGGAAGACTCTATCTATGATGAATTTCTTGAAAGGACTGTggaaaaagccaaacagaggaaaGTTGGGAATCCCTTTGAGCTTGACACACAGCAAGGGCCCCAGGTGGACAAGGAGCAATTTGAAAAAATCCTGAGTTACATCCAAGTGGGCCAGAAAGAAGGCGCTAAGTTGATGTGTGGGGGAGAACGCTTTGGGGAGAAGGGCTTCTTCATCAAGCCCACTGTCTTTGGCAATGTACAAGACAGCATGAGGATTGCCAAGGAAGAGATCTTTGGGCCCGTGCAGCCCGTCTTCAAGTTCAAAAAGATCAGTGAGGTTATTGAGAGAGCCAACAATACCAAGTATGGATTGGCGGCGGCAGTGTTTACCAAGGACCTGGACAAGGCTATGTATTTGACCCAAGCCCTGCAAGCTGGAActgtgtgggtcaatacctataACATTGTAACATGTCATACTCCTTTTGGAGGCTTCAAGGAATCTGGAAATGGAAGAGAGCTAGGGGAAGATGGGCTCAGAGAATATGTGGAAGTAAAGACTGTAACAGTGAAAATTCCTCAGAAAAATTCATGA